TGTTAGTACAAACAAAAGTACGATTGCATCGCTGGATTCGGAGCTAAAAGTTGCGCAAAACACTGGCGCCTACGCCCAGTCCAGAGCCGCAGCAGCAATCGCAAACACTGAGGCTAATAAAGCAGCATTAGAGGCGACTAACAGGGCACTGGCCGACAATACGGCGGAGCTGGCCGAACACGAGTCACGTATCGGTGCTCTGGAGGCTAATGCTGTTAGCAACAGCAACTTTAACCATTTAAAAGATCAGGTGGATGAAAACCGTCAACGTGCTTCGGCAGGTATCGCGGGCGTGGCCGCAATGGCTAACATCCCGCAGGTGACCCAGGGCGCGACATTTTCCGTGGGTGCCGGAGCTGGCACAACCGATGGGGAGAGTGCGCTTGCGGTTGGTTTTTCCGCCCGCGCGCTGGAAAACACGGTGGTGAAAGCCTCCATTTCTAACGACTCTCAGCAAAACTTTGTTGTGGGCGCAGGGGCTTCCCTGCAGTGGTAGCGGTTTTTTAATTCCGCATGGGGGCATATTTGTTTGACCTGGAAACTAATTTCACTGCAATATCAGAGTGATGCCTTTAAAAAGCCGGAAAGGACTTCCGGCCTACACAGGAGAATCCTGCCAGCCCATGACCCCGCAACAGACGATAGAGAAGCATTACAAGACATTAACTCCTGAGCTGCAGCGGGCTGCAGACCTGAGTCTGGACAACATAAAGGATTTGGTTCTGCTTTCGATGCGGGCTTTTGCTTCACGGATTGGCGTAAAGCCCGCGACGCTGCTGCGCCTGGCCCAAAGGCTGGGCTACGCTGGCTGGGGGGAGTTCAAAACCGCCTTTGTCCAGCAGCTTGGCCTGAACCATGAAACCCATCAGGCGAGGGCGGAAAAACTGGTGGATAAGGGCATTTCTGCGTCACTTTACCGGGAGGTGTTTGCCGCCCATACCGCTAATCTCACCCATACCGAGGCGGAAAACCAGCGGGCGATGGAAAAGGCGGTTGACGTGCTGGACGCCGCGGAGCATGTCTATGTTTGTGGTTTCCGCGCCAGTTATCCGGTGGCGTACACGCTGTTTTATATCTACCGCCTGTTTAATAAGCACGTCTCGCTGATTGATGGCCAGGCGAGCAATTACGAAATCTTTACTCGTGAACTTACGCCTGAAGATGCGGTGTTAATGATAGGGTTTGCACCTTATTCGCGTGAATCGCTTGATGTGCTGGGCGCAGCCCGGCAGGCCGGGAGCAGGATCGTTGCGCTGACCGACTCTCCGCTTTCTCCCCTTGCGGAGTCGGCCGCAAGCACGCTCTATTTCTCCGCTCACAGCCCGTCGTTTTTCCCTTCTGTGGTCTCGGCAATGGGCATTGCGGAGTGTTTACTGGCGATGCTGGTGGCAAAACATGGGGACAGGGCGGTGGCGAAGATTGCCAGTGCAGAACGTTTCCTGCTGGATTCCGGCGCTTGGGTGAAGCCGGTAAGTTAAAAGGGGCAAGATGCCCCTGCCTGATTAGCGCTGAATGAGATAGCGAATGGTCGGACCATCCTGCTGAATATCCAGCACCGTATAGCCGTGGTTTTTAGCGTCGAGAGGAATATTGTTGATGGACTGCGGGCAGTCGCTCACCACTTCAAGCACCTCCCCTTTTTTCAGCTGAGGCATCGCTTCGAGCGTAGCCACCGCCGGGTAAGGGCAGGGCTCGCCCACCATATCCAGTCGATAGTCAGGAACGATACTTTGGCTCATGCGGTTTCTCCGGTAATAGCGTTGAGGGGCTGGTTTTTACGACGGAAGAAGCGTTTCTCCCAGCCGACAATGAGCAAATAAGCAGCAAGCAGCATCAGGTAGGTCACCAGCAGCCCGCCCAGCGGCCCGAAGGTGTTCAGCAGGTTGACTTTATCCCAGCTGGTTGCCAGCGCTGGGGAGATATCGTCCCAGAACCAGGCCAGCAGCGTAGAGCCGATAACGTTGCCCAGGCCAACCCACCAGTAATGAACCTGACCTTCCACCGCGCGATACATCCAGCCGGTTTCACAGCCGCCGGCCAGCACGATGCCAAAACCAAACAGCAGGCCACCGATGACGGCGTTTGGCCCCGCCCACATAATTTTGGCTTCCACGCCCAGCTGTACATAGCTGAAAATGCCAATCGCACTCACCGCCATTCCCAGGATAATGGCTTTGGCCATATGGGTACGCCCGGTTATCCACATATCGCGGAAGGCGGAAGTAAAGCAAATTTGCGCCCGTTCAATTAGCAGGCCGAACCCAACACCAAAAAGCATCGCCAGCCCCAGTTTCGGTTGGTTTATGGCGGTCAAACCGGCCCAGCCAATCATACCGATAAACACCAGCATACCCATGCGGAAGCGGCGTTTTGCACGGTCTGGCTGCTGCGTCAGCGGAGAGGCAGTGGAGACTTTTTGTAGCCTGACCGGGATCCGGAACATCGGCAACAGCGTGAAGCGGGCGCCAAACCAGCAGCCGATGGCGGTAGCCAGCGCAAAAAACCATGCGTGCAGCGAGAACTGTGGAATGCCGGTAAAGAAAGCGGCGAGGTTGCAGCCCATGGCAAGCCTTGCGCCAAAGCCAGCAATAATGCCGCCGAGCACCGCCTGAATAATACGGATACGGTGCTGAGGTAAACGCAGCTTAACGTTATTGGCCCACAGCGCTGCCGCGAAGCAGCCGCCAAACATGCCGAGAATCATCATGCCGTCGATACGGGTCAGTGGACTGCCGTCGAGGTGAATAAGTTTGTAGTAACCCCACTCTTCGGCGTGAACGCCCAGCAGCTGCAGCAGCTGGCCGCCCCAGCGGGTGAATTCGCCGGTGACGGCCCAGAAGGTGCCGGTGATGCCGAAGTAGTAGGTGGAGAGGATCCCTGCCGCTATCACCGCGGGCATCGGTTTCCAGAAGGTTACCAGGTATTGTTGTTTAAAGGAGTGCCAGGTCATTTTTTTCGCCTCTGAACTCAGAAGAACGTGCCGCAGCGGGCGCAAGAGGGCGAGATCATACGCCCATCTTTTTGGCTTAGCAGATTGAAAAGAGGAAAAAACAATCTGGATCAATTTTTCTGCCCCTGGAGGAAGTGCTGGCAGGCCCTGGGCTTTAATGCCAAAATTATTTTTTCTCCGCAGTCAGGATAGACGATGAAGAAGCTTTTAGTATTGGCGGCGCTGGTGGCACTGAGCGGCTGCGTCGAGGTTAGAGATTATGGGCAGGTGGTGCGTACCGAAGCGCCGGCCGGCATGGCAGGCTACTGGCAGTCAAGCGGCCCGCAGAGCGAGCTGGTGAGCCCTGAGGCTATTGCCTCGCTGGTGGTCACGCCGGCAGGCGATACCCTTGACTGCCGCCAGTGGCAGCGGGTGATTACGGTACCGGGGAAGCTGACGCACCTGGCTGGTGATCTGCGCAACGTAACCGTTAAGCGTGAAATTTACCCCATCGAGCGCAACGGCGATACGCTTGAGTACGCCGGAATGACGTTGAAGCGCGTTGATCGTTTGACGACGGAGTGCGCTGATTACCTCGCCAAACATCCTTTGGACAGTAAGTTAACCAAAGGGTAAGAGAAGAACGCCCCTCTCCATCAAGGAGAGGGGGAAATTACAGCACATCCTCCAGCACCCAAACGCTGACGCTGCCGCCGTTACAGGTAAAGGTGGCGCTGCCGCTTTGATCGGTATGCACCGTCTCCTCGCGATTGCCAAGATAGTCTCGCCAGGTCTTCTCGCCGAAGTTTTCGCCGAGCGTCAACGTTTTCTCACCGTTGTCCCCGTTCGACATGACCACCACGCAGCCGGGGGCTTCGTCGGTGCCGCTGCGGCTAAAGGCAATGCAGTTTGGATGATCGAACCACAGGGTTTGTATGCCATGGGCAAAGCGTTCCCGGGCATGAATCAAATCATCGAGCTGCTCAATCACCGGCATATCGATATGGTAGTTTTGGCCGTCACCGCCTTCATCGTCGTAGCTGGCGCCGAAAAGGTCAGGATAGAACACCGAAGGTACTCCGTTTTCACGCAGCAGGATCAGCGCATAGGCCAGCGGTTTAAACCAG
This region of Cedecea lapagei genomic DNA includes:
- the yedF gene encoding sulfurtransferase-like selenium metabolism protein YedF, with product MSQSIVPDYRLDMVGEPCPYPAVATLEAMPQLKKGEVLEVVSDCPQSINNIPLDAKNHGYTVLDIQQDGPTIRYLIQR
- the yedD gene encoding lipoprotein YedD, whose translation is MKKLLVLAALVALSGCVEVRDYGQVVRTEAPAGMAGYWQSSGPQSELVSPEAIASLVVTPAGDTLDCRQWQRVITVPGKLTHLAGDLRNVTVKREIYPIERNGDTLEYAGMTLKRVDRLTTECADYLAKHPLDSKLTKG
- a CDS encoding MurR/RpiR family transcriptional regulator; its protein translation is MTPQQTIEKHYKTLTPELQRAADLSLDNIKDLVLLSMRAFASRIGVKPATLLRLAQRLGYAGWGEFKTAFVQQLGLNHETHQARAEKLVDKGISASLYREVFAAHTANLTHTEAENQRAMEKAVDVLDAAEHVYVCGFRASYPVAYTLFYIYRLFNKHVSLIDGQASNYEIFTRELTPEDAVLMIGFAPYSRESLDVLGAARQAGSRIVALTDSPLSPLAESAASTLYFSAHSPSFFPSVVSAMGIAECLLAMLVAKHGDRAVAKIASAERFLLDSGAWVKPVS
- the yedE gene encoding selenium metabolism membrane protein YedE/FdhT, whose amino-acid sequence is MTWHSFKQQYLVTFWKPMPAVIAAGILSTYYFGITGTFWAVTGEFTRWGGQLLQLLGVHAEEWGYYKLIHLDGSPLTRIDGMMILGMFGGCFAAALWANNVKLRLPQHRIRIIQAVLGGIIAGFGARLAMGCNLAAFFTGIPQFSLHAWFFALATAIGCWFGARFTLLPMFRIPVRLQKVSTASPLTQQPDRAKRRFRMGMLVFIGMIGWAGLTAINQPKLGLAMLFGVGFGLLIERAQICFTSAFRDMWITGRTHMAKAIILGMAVSAIGIFSYVQLGVEAKIMWAGPNAVIGGLLFGFGIVLAGGCETGWMYRAVEGQVHYWWVGLGNVIGSTLLAWFWDDISPALATSWDKVNLLNTFGPLGGLLVTYLMLLAAYLLIVGWEKRFFRRKNQPLNAITGETA